From the Chryseobacterium fluminis genome, the window TACGCCTGTAGCTTCTACAATAAGCAAACCCGTTCCGCCCTGAGACCTGCTTCCGTAATGAACAAAATGGAAGTCATTGGCCAGACCGTTTTCACATGAATACATACACATCGGAGACATTACCCAACGGTTTTTCAACTCTACATTTCTGAATTGTATTGGAGTATATAACATTTTTTAACTGAATATTTTTTGTTAAAATCCTGTAGCATAAAATAATATTGCCTACCTTATTTAAAATAGGTATTTTTACGCCCCTTTTTTAATCCACAATATATGAAAAAAGAAGCTCAAATCAGTTACGAACACTTTAAGAATAGCAGCGAACTAAGTGATGTTGAAAAAAAATTATTCGATAGAGCAAAGCAGGCCCGCGAAAATGCTTATGCCCCTTACTCCAACTTTCTCGTAGGCTGCTCTGTCCTTCTTGAAAACGGAGAAATCTATTCGGGTAACAATCAGGAAAATGCCGCCTATCCTTCAGGGTTATGTGCAGAAAGGACAACCTTATTCTGGGTAGCAGCGAATTTTCCGGATGTAAAAGTAAAGAAGATCTTCATTGTAGGCGGCCCCAAGGAATCTGACGAAAAAAATCCGCCTATTCCTCCTTGTGGAGCATGCAGGCAAAGTCTGATAGAGTATGAAACCAAGCAGAACGAAAATATTGATCTGTATTTCTCCAGCATGAATGATGAGGTGGTAAAAGTACATTCTATCAAAGATCTGCTGCCGTTTTATTTTGATGCAACGTTTTTATAGGCTTAAAGTCTGATCAAGAAGTACTGATTAAACATATTGCAACTCGGGTTAAAAACTTATCTTTGCAAAAATTTTGGTTTCCAGGATATTGGAAATAATAGGGAATTGGGTGAAACTCCCAAACTGTCCCCGCAACTGTAAATCGCAAAAAGAATTTTCTACAGTAAACCACTGTGTCAACGGGAAGGTGTAGAATAGCGAAAGTCAGGAGACCTGCCAAAAAGAATGATAACTTAAATAAATTGCTTTCGGAGGAAAAGTGAAAATAATGGATATAAAAAGGTCTTTACTGCTTATTTTTTCATCGTATGGAAGTTTTCTTTGTGCCCAGGAGAAAACCGTTGATACCATTTATGTTTTCGACAGCCAGATGAGCAGGGTTAAACTTTTTCATAAAGTAAATACCCTCACCCCAAAAGATATAGAGAAAAATTCTACCAGTCTTTCTGATCTCTTACGCTATCAGTCTTCTATTTACATCAAAGAGAACGGACGGGGAGCGGTGTCATCACCCTCTTTCAGAGGAAGTACGGCTCAGCAGACTGCTTTTGTCTGGAATGGGATTAATATCAACTCTACGTTTTTAGGTCAGGCAGACGTTAATAATACTTCATTATTCGGATATGATCAGTTGGAGGTAAAAGCGGGTGGCGGAAGTGTGATTTACGGAAGTGGTGCTATCGGAGGAAGTATTCATCTGAACAATACGCTGGATTTTAATAAAGGATTTCACGGAAGTCTTTTCTCTGAGGTGGCTTCATTTGATACCTACAACAATTTTTTAAAGGCTTCTTTCAGTAATGACCGGTTCAGTTTTAAGGTTTCCGGTAACTATTCCATCAGCCAGAATGAGTATGCGGTTCCGGAATCTAAAGTGACGGAAGAAGGCTACATCAACAGAAACGGAAGGTACTACAATACTGGATTTAATACCGGAGTGTCTTATAAAATTACCAAACATCAGACGCTATCCTGGCAGAGCCAGCTATTTGATGCTTCGCAGCACTACCCTATTTTTCTTAAGAATGACTCCAAGACCAAATATAAAG encodes:
- a CDS encoding cytidine deaminase gives rise to the protein MKKEAQISYEHFKNSSELSDVEKKLFDRAKQARENAYAPYSNFLVGCSVLLENGEIYSGNNQENAAYPSGLCAERTTLFWVAANFPDVKVKKIFIVGGPKESDEKNPPIPPCGACRQSLIEYETKQNENIDLYFSSMNDEVVKVHSIKDLLPFYFDATFL